The following coding sequences are from one Phenylobacterium glaciei window:
- a CDS encoding serine hydrolase domain-containing protein, which translates to MTSLRPWLLIAATLPLAGCGALSGAAHVATGLASHQVCSAAFVSRIDPQAFRREAVDPELGPARWLMRTKVDRAGRSVSASLAGMATTRAVYRGPSGCLVLQGAPPPPPPEPIPAPRQHPLAKAPASAAIEAALNEAFVEPAKPWRRTKAVVILHDGQIVGERYARGYGPDTPITGWSATKSVTNALVGVLVQQGKLSVDGPAPVAAWKDDSRRSISLDNLLRMTSGLALGDSLNSSLKSAFDPSARMLFAERDMAGFAQAQPLAASPGTSWTYADASPTITSRIIRDQAGGTEAAMLAFARRELFDRIGMEHPTLELDATGTPLGATHMWASARDWARLGQLYLDDGKVEGELILPEGWADYSSRPTPGSLVGYGAGFWTNRGDSPGARRRIVLGMPADAFFARGHDGQYVVIVPSARLVVVRLGITPTPGNDIEGVARLVREAIAAVGPPT; encoded by the coding sequence ATGACATCCCTTCGTCCCTGGCTGCTGATCGCCGCCACCCTGCCGCTCGCCGGCTGCGGCGCGCTCAGCGGCGCGGCCCATGTGGCCACCGGCCTGGCCAGCCACCAGGTCTGCTCGGCCGCCTTCGTCTCCCGGATCGACCCGCAGGCGTTCCGCCGCGAGGCGGTGGACCCGGAGCTGGGGCCGGCCCGCTGGCTGATGCGGACCAAGGTGGACCGCGCAGGGCGGTCGGTTAGCGCCAGCCTGGCGGGCATGGCGACCACCCGGGCGGTCTATCGCGGCCCCTCGGGCTGTCTGGTCCTGCAGGGCGCGCCGCCACCGCCGCCGCCCGAACCGATCCCGGCTCCGAGACAGCATCCCCTGGCCAAGGCGCCCGCGTCGGCGGCCATCGAGGCGGCTCTGAACGAGGCCTTTGTCGAGCCCGCCAAGCCGTGGCGGCGGACCAAGGCGGTGGTGATCCTGCACGACGGTCAGATCGTCGGGGAGCGCTATGCCCGGGGCTATGGCCCCGACACCCCGATCACCGGCTGGTCGGCCACCAAGTCGGTGACCAACGCGCTGGTGGGTGTTCTGGTCCAGCAGGGAAAGCTCTCGGTGGACGGCCCGGCCCCGGTCGCCGCCTGGAAGGACGATAGCCGTCGCAGCATCAGCCTCGACAACCTGCTGCGGATGACCAGCGGCCTGGCCTTAGGGGACTCGCTGAACTCAAGTCTCAAGAGCGCCTTCGATCCCTCGGCCCGGATGCTGTTCGCCGAGCGGGACATGGCCGGGTTCGCGCAGGCGCAGCCCCTGGCCGCCAGCCCGGGAACAAGCTGGACCTACGCTGACGCCAGCCCAACCATCACCTCACGCATCATCCGCGACCAGGCCGGTGGAACCGAGGCCGCCATGCTGGCCTTCGCGCGGCGCGAACTGTTCGATCGCATCGGGATGGAGCATCCGACCCTGGAGCTGGACGCCACCGGCACGCCGCTGGGCGCCACGCACATGTGGGCCAGCGCCCGGGACTGGGCGCGACTGGGGCAACTCTATCTGGATGACGGGAAGGTGGAGGGTGAGCTTATCCTGCCGGAAGGCTGGGCGGACTATTCCTCCCGACCGACGCCGGGCAGCCTTGTCGGCTATGGGGCGGGCTTCTGGACCAATCGCGGCGACAGCCCCGGCGCGCGCCGGCGGATCGTACTCGGCATGCCTGCCGACGCCTTCTTCGCGCGCGGCCACGACGGCCAGTATGTGGTGATCGTGCCGTCCGCCCGGCTGGTGGTGGTGCGGCTGGGGATCACGCCCACGCCCGGCAA
- a CDS encoding AraC family transcriptional regulator, with protein MPELLPSLDLMLRGAACGLLILVAGLLVRDHRQVTAARFGALLALSAVGFALCTTVALRGHLGLLTLPAQALMAGGNLAFWLFARAMFEDGFRPRAWHAAAWLGIVAVGLYEARALGPEMTPIAIAVRGFLVLESLGLGLLAAGQTLASWPADLVEPRRRARPFVVGAAAGFIALNALSDLLGPRATVPDLASLIRALALAIIALGVAAALLRVAGQGWLSSANPAASVRPVEPADQGLAAALDRAMSIDRAYRQEGLTIGKLAERLGAAEYRLRRLINSDLGQRNFNAYLNGYRIDETKAALADRGQDSVPILTIALDAGFNSLGPFNRAFRAETGMTPTDFRRASADSGIGQPDFEPGERRGA; from the coding sequence ATGCCGGAACTTCTGCCGAGCCTGGACCTTATGCTGCGGGGCGCGGCCTGCGGCCTGCTGATCCTGGTGGCCGGCCTGCTGGTGCGGGACCATCGGCAGGTCACGGCGGCGCGGTTCGGGGCCCTGCTCGCCCTAAGCGCCGTGGGGTTCGCCCTGTGCACGACAGTCGCCCTGCGCGGCCACCTGGGGCTGCTGACTCTTCCCGCCCAGGCCCTGATGGCGGGCGGTAACCTGGCCTTCTGGCTGTTTGCACGGGCGATGTTCGAGGACGGCTTCCGGCCCCGGGCCTGGCATGCGGCGGCCTGGCTGGGGATCGTCGCGGTGGGGCTCTACGAAGCCCGGGCCCTCGGACCGGAGATGACCCCCATCGCCATCGCGGTGCGGGGCTTCCTGGTGCTGGAGTCCCTGGGGCTCGGCCTGCTGGCGGCGGGGCAGACCCTGGCCTCCTGGCCCGCCGACCTGGTGGAGCCGAGGCGCCGGGCGCGGCCCTTCGTGGTGGGCGCCGCGGCCGGGTTCATCGCGCTGAACGCCCTGTCGGACCTGTTGGGACCTCGCGCGACCGTCCCCGACCTCGCCAGCCTGATCCGCGCCCTGGCGCTGGCGATCATCGCCCTCGGCGTCGCAGCCGCCCTGCTGCGGGTCGCGGGCCAGGGCTGGCTATCGTCGGCGAACCCCGCCGCATCCGTGCGGCCTGTCGAGCCGGCCGACCAGGGCCTGGCCGCCGCCCTCGACCGGGCCATGAGCATCGACCGCGCCTATCGCCAGGAGGGCCTGACCATCGGCAAGCTGGCCGAGCGGCTGGGGGCGGCGGAATACCGTCTGCGACGGCTGATCAATTCGGATCTGGGCCAGCGCAACTTCAACGCCTATCTCAACGGTTACCGCATCGACGAGACCAAGGCGGCCCTCGCCGACCGCGGACAGGACTCCGTGCCCATCCTCACCATCGCGCTGGACGCCGGGTTCAATTCCCTGGGACCTTTCAATCGCGCCTTCCGCGCCGAGACCGGCATGACGCCCACCGACTTCCGGCGCGCGTCCGCCGATTCCGGAATCGGCCAGCCGGATTTCGAACCCGGCGAGCGGCGCGGCGCCTGA
- a CDS encoding LysR family transcriptional regulator, producing MSGLALNELNAMAAVAAHRSFRAAASELAVSPSALSHAIASMERRLGVRLFNRTTRSVSLTEAGEQFLARVQPALREIADAVESVNRFRDTPTGLLRLNASEGAAERVLPIVLDFMAAYPDMRVDMVSEGRMVDIVAEGFDAGLRLGETAPQEMIALSLGVQEAMIVVGSPAYLTRRGAPKVPADLFAHECIRARLPSGTILRWEFARQGEETRLDPPGRLVLGSPDLSLQAARGGAGLAFVNCRSASKDLASGTLIQVLADWTPPFPGIALYYPRQRLPSAGLRAFIDCFQAARLR from the coding sequence ATGTCCGGTCTGGCCCTGAACGAGCTCAACGCCATGGCGGCGGTGGCGGCCCACCGCAGCTTCCGCGCGGCGGCCTCGGAACTGGCGGTGTCTCCCTCGGCCTTGAGCCATGCCATCGCCAGCATGGAGCGCCGGCTCGGGGTTCGGTTGTTCAATCGCACCACCCGCAGCGTGTCGCTGACCGAGGCCGGCGAACAGTTCCTGGCGCGGGTGCAGCCGGCCCTGCGGGAGATCGCGGACGCCGTGGAGAGCGTGAACCGGTTCCGTGACACCCCCACCGGGCTGCTGCGCCTCAATGCGTCGGAGGGCGCCGCCGAGCGGGTGCTGCCCATCGTGCTGGACTTCATGGCCGCCTATCCGGACATGCGGGTCGACATGGTGAGCGAGGGCCGCATGGTGGACATCGTCGCCGAGGGATTCGACGCCGGCCTGCGCCTGGGCGAGACGGCGCCACAGGAGATGATCGCCCTATCGCTGGGCGTTCAGGAGGCGATGATCGTGGTGGGCTCACCGGCCTATCTCACCAGGCGCGGCGCGCCAAAGGTCCCCGCCGACCTCTTCGCGCACGAGTGTATCCGCGCCCGCCTGCCCAGCGGGACGATCCTGCGCTGGGAGTTCGCGCGCCAGGGGGAGGAGACCCGCCTCGATCCGCCCGGCCGGTTGGTTCTGGGGAGCCCGGATCTCAGCCTTCAGGCCGCGCGCGGCGGCGCGGGCCTGGCCTTCGTCAACTGTCGTTCGGCGTCCAAGGACCTGGCCTCGGGCACGCTGATTCAGGTCCTGGCTGACTGGACGCCGCCCTTCCCCGGCATCGCCCTCTACTACCCGCGCCAGCGTCTGCCGTCGGCAGGCCTGCGCGCCTTTATCGACTGCTTCCAGGCCGCCCGACTGCGCTAG
- a CDS encoding SDR family oxidoreductase gives MPKTVLITGCSTGFGQAAAHLFAARGWNVVATMRNAVQSSALAALPNVLVTRLDVQDRASIETAIAEGVARFGRIDVLVNNAGFGLFGVFEAASREKVQEQFDVNVFGLMDVTRAILPHMRANRSGVIVNVSSGAGVFGLPMISLYTASKFAMEGFSESLSYELAGLGIAVKIVEPGGVTSTDFGKRSGAEAVEAEAPADYDVFLAGAAKVFEGLRDDRGLGTSEEVAEWIYTAATDGSDQLRYVATEGIKPMVAARRETSEAQYMAFMRERVAPKP, from the coding sequence ATGCCCAAGACGGTCCTCATCACCGGCTGTTCCACCGGCTTCGGCCAAGCCGCCGCGCACCTGTTCGCCGCCCGCGGCTGGAACGTGGTGGCCACTATGCGTAACGCGGTCCAGAGCTCGGCCCTCGCCGCCCTGCCCAATGTTCTGGTCACCCGGCTCGACGTCCAGGACCGGGCCAGCATCGAAACCGCAATCGCCGAGGGGGTAGCCCGGTTCGGCCGGATCGATGTCCTGGTCAACAATGCCGGCTTTGGCCTGTTCGGCGTCTTTGAGGCCGCCAGCCGCGAGAAGGTGCAGGAGCAGTTTGACGTCAATGTCTTCGGCCTGATGGACGTGACCCGCGCCATCCTGCCCCACATGCGCGCCAACCGATCCGGCGTGATCGTCAATGTCAGCTCGGGCGCCGGAGTGTTCGGCCTGCCGATGATCTCGCTCTACACGGCCTCGAAGTTCGCCATGGAGGGTTTCTCGGAGTCGCTGTCATACGAACTGGCGGGCCTGGGGATCGCGGTGAAGATCGTCGAGCCCGGCGGTGTCACCTCCACGGACTTCGGCAAGCGCAGCGGGGCGGAAGCCGTCGAGGCAGAGGCGCCGGCCGACTACGACGTTTTCCTGGCGGGGGCGGCCAAGGTCTTCGAAGGCCTGCGTGACGATCGCGGCCTTGGCACCAGCGAGGAAGTGGCGGAATGGATCTACACCGCCGCCACGGACGGGAGCGACCAACTGCGCTACGTCGCGACGGAGGGCATCAAGCCGATGGTGGCCGCGCGCCGTGAGACCTCGGAGGCGCAGTACATGGCCTTCATGCGGGAGCGCGTGGCCCCCAAGCCTTAG
- a CDS encoding prephenate/arogenate dehydrogenase family protein, which translates to MGEVLFPRMAVIGCGLIGSSVILAAREAGCVGEIIVADLSEAHRARIVELGYADKVTGDIAEAVAGADLVVFAVPVLAMGEAAKAAAPAMKPGAIVTDVGSVKGFVAQALMAALPDTVFIVPGHPIAGTEHSGPDAGFAELFQSRWVILTPQPRQDDAYLEAVSQLSEFWRALGANVELMDDRHHDLVLAVTSHLPHLIAYNIVGTAADMEEVTQAEVMKYSAGGFRDFTRIAASDPTMWRDVFVANKEAVLEILGRFTEDLQALSRQIRWGESDKLFELFTRTREIRRGIIAAGQESAEPNFGRDRGKH; encoded by the coding sequence ATGGGCGAGGTCCTCTTCCCCCGCATGGCCGTGATCGGCTGCGGCCTGATCGGCTCCTCGGTGATCCTGGCGGCCCGCGAGGCCGGCTGCGTCGGCGAGATCATCGTCGCTGACCTCAGCGAGGCGCACCGCGCCCGCATCGTCGAGCTGGGCTATGCCGACAAGGTCACCGGGGATATCGCCGAAGCCGTGGCCGGCGCCGACCTGGTGGTGTTCGCCGTCCCTGTCCTGGCCATGGGCGAGGCCGCCAAGGCCGCGGCGCCGGCCATGAAGCCCGGCGCCATCGTCACCGATGTGGGCTCGGTGAAGGGCTTCGTCGCCCAGGCTCTCATGGCCGCCCTGCCCGACACCGTCTTCATCGTGCCTGGCCACCCCATCGCCGGCACCGAGCATTCCGGACCCGACGCGGGCTTCGCCGAACTGTTCCAGAGCCGCTGGGTGATCCTCACCCCGCAGCCGCGGCAGGACGATGCCTATCTGGAGGCCGTCAGCCAGCTCTCCGAGTTCTGGCGGGCGCTCGGCGCAAACGTCGAACTGATGGACGACCGACACCACGACCTCGTCCTGGCCGTCACCAGCCACCTGCCCCACCTGATCGCCTACAACATCGTCGGCACCGCCGCCGACATGGAGGAGGTTACCCAGGCCGAGGTGATGAAGTATTCCGCCGGCGGCTTCCGCGACTTCACCCGCATCGCGGCGTCGGACCCCACCATGTGGCGTGACGTCTTCGTGGCCAACAAGGAGGCGGTGCTGGAGATCCTCGGCCGCTTCACCGAGGACCTGCAGGCATTGTCGCGGCAGATTCGCTGGGGCGAGAGCGACAAGCTCTTCGAGCTCTTCACCCGCACCCGCGAAATCCGCCGCGGCATCATCGCCGCGGGCCAGGAAAGCGCCGAACCCAACTTCGGCCGCGATCGCGGCAAGCACTGA
- the hisC gene encoding histidinol-phosphate transaminase produces MSDTVLDRAKAQRPTPKPGILDIACYVPGKAKVDGIEHSLKLSANENILGCSPDAKAAFAGAIDQLHMYPDGRTTILRTAIAAKYGLEPERLIFGCGSDEIFQLLNQTFLEPGDNIVQGEFGFGAYAIGARACGATVKLAKEINHRIDVDALLAEVDDRTRLVFVANPGNPTGTWITGEEIRRLHAGLAPSVVLVLDGAYAEFVADPAFEDGMSMVREFENVVVTRTFSKLHGLAALRVGWAYMPVEMADALDRIRLPFNVNIPAQLAGVAALGDDDFQARSLALVEQWRPYLIQQLGGLGLEPVPSAANFVLVGFPRTPGKTAKEAEAYLASKGIIVRGVTGYGLPDHLRITIGLEAHNRAVVEALAAFVKS; encoded by the coding sequence ATGTCCGACACCGTCCTCGACCGCGCCAAGGCCCAGCGGCCCACGCCGAAGCCCGGCATCCTCGACATCGCCTGCTATGTGCCCGGCAAGGCCAAGGTCGACGGTATCGAACATTCGCTGAAGCTGTCGGCCAACGAGAACATCCTGGGCTGCAGCCCGGACGCCAAGGCGGCCTTCGCCGGCGCCATCGACCAGCTGCACATGTATCCCGACGGTCGCACTACAATCCTGCGGACCGCCATCGCCGCAAAGTACGGCCTGGAGCCCGAGCGCCTGATCTTCGGCTGCGGCTCCGACGAGATCTTCCAGCTGCTGAACCAAACCTTCCTCGAGCCGGGCGACAACATCGTCCAGGGCGAGTTCGGTTTCGGCGCCTACGCCATCGGCGCCCGGGCCTGCGGCGCGACCGTGAAGCTGGCCAAGGAGATCAACCACCGCATCGACGTCGACGCCCTGCTGGCGGAGGTCGACGACCGCACCCGCTTGGTCTTCGTCGCCAACCCCGGCAACCCCACCGGCACCTGGATCACCGGTGAGGAGATCCGCCGTCTGCACGCAGGCCTGGCCCCCAGCGTCGTGCTGGTGCTCGACGGCGCCTATGCCGAGTTCGTCGCCGACCCCGCCTTCGAGGACGGCATGTCCATGGTGCGCGAGTTCGAGAACGTGGTGGTCACCCGCACCTTCTCCAAGCTGCATGGTCTCGCCGCCCTGCGGGTGGGCTGGGCCTATATGCCGGTGGAGATGGCCGACGCGCTCGACCGCATCCGCCTGCCCTTCAACGTCAATATCCCGGCGCAGCTGGCCGGCGTCGCGGCCCTGGGCGACGACGACTTCCAGGCCCGGTCCCTGGCGCTCGTCGAACAGTGGCGGCCCTATCTGATCCAGCAACTCGGCGGCCTGGGCCTGGAGCCCGTGCCGTCGGCGGCCAACTTCGTGCTGGTGGGCTTCCCGAGGACGCCCGGAAAGACCGCCAAGGAGGCCGAGGCGTACCTCGCCTCGAAGGGGATCATCGTGCGGGGCGTGACCGGCTACGGCCTGCCCGACCACCTGCGGATCACCATCGGCCTGGAAGCGCACAACCGCGCCGTGGTCGAGGCGCTGGCCGCCTTCGTGAAGTCCTGA
- a CDS encoding chorismate mutase, with product MADADPKPAAPSLDAVRARLDEIDAALLALVDERAGLAKDVATAKAAAGDGDKFALRPGRETALLRRLLAKERTAARPSLVVRIWHELIGDSLSRQGPFHINVWGGKDPAKAVELARHRFGAAPPLRTVGKADEALAAAKTPGGVGVLPLASDTPWWGRLLADPKLQVFAALPCLAAWGPMTALAVAEVEVEPTGDDRTFWVTDAPGSAAAIEEALSRDGVAGDLIAEVGGLKLFALIGFYQAGDERLARAPGRLSGVIGAAPAPLDV from the coding sequence ATGGCCGACGCCGATCCCAAGCCTGCCGCACCGTCGCTCGACGCCGTGCGCGCGCGCCTGGATGAGATCGACGCCGCCCTGCTGGCCCTGGTCGATGAGCGCGCGGGTCTCGCCAAGGACGTGGCCACCGCCAAGGCCGCCGCCGGCGACGGCGACAAGTTCGCCCTGCGTCCGGGTCGCGAGACCGCCCTGCTACGACGCCTGCTTGCCAAGGAGCGCACGGCGGCGAGGCCCAGCCTCGTCGTCCGCATCTGGCACGAGCTGATCGGCGACAGCCTCTCGCGCCAGGGGCCTTTCCACATCAACGTCTGGGGCGGCAAGGACCCGGCCAAGGCCGTCGAACTGGCCCGCCACCGCTTCGGCGCAGCCCCGCCTCTGCGCACGGTCGGCAAGGCCGACGAGGCGCTGGCCGCCGCCAAGACCCCTGGCGGGGTCGGGGTCCTGCCGCTGGCCTCGGATACCCCCTGGTGGGGCCGCCTGTTGGCCGATCCGAAGCTGCAGGTGTTCGCCGCCCTCCCCTGCCTGGCCGCCTGGGGCCCGATGACCGCGCTGGCCGTCGCCGAGGTGGAGGTCGAGCCCACCGGCGATGACCGCACCTTCTGGGTCACCGACGCACCCGGCTCCGCGGCCGCCATCGAGGAGGCGCTCTCCCGCGACGGCGTGGCCGGCGACCTGATCGCCGAGGTCGGCGGCCTGAAGCTTTTCGCCCTGATCGGCTTCTACCAGGCCGGGGACGAGCGCCTGGCCCGCGCGCCCGGGCGCCTTTCCGGGGTGATCGGGGCTGCGCCCGCCCCGCTGGACGTGTAA
- a CDS encoding HAD hydrolase-like protein, with the protein MTPTLLLDLDGTLTDPAPGILAGVRAAMAALGREPPPDADLLSVIGPPIRVSFRRLMGPDADVEEGVRLYRAYAAERGLKDAAVYPGILEALGELREAYAGRVFICTAKSQPFAQITADHFGFSPYLAGVYGAHPDGQFEDKADLIAHMIPAVGIDPGAALMVGDRSYDMIAARKNGLAALGALWGYGSEAELSEAGAHALCAAPSDLAASCRDLAASA; encoded by the coding sequence ATGACCCCGACCCTGTTGCTCGACCTCGATGGCACCCTGACCGATCCGGCCCCCGGCATCCTCGCCGGCGTCCGCGCGGCGATGGCCGCCCTGGGGCGCGAGCCGCCGCCGGACGCCGACCTGCTGTCGGTGATCGGCCCGCCGATCCGGGTTTCCTTCCGGCGGCTGATGGGGCCGGACGCCGATGTCGAGGAGGGTGTGCGCCTCTATCGCGCCTATGCCGCCGAGCGCGGACTGAAGGATGCTGCGGTTTATCCGGGCATCCTCGAGGCGCTCGGCGAACTTCGCGAGGCCTATGCGGGCCGCGTGTTCATCTGTACCGCCAAGTCCCAGCCCTTCGCCCAGATCACCGCCGACCACTTTGGCTTCAGCCCCTATCTGGCCGGTGTCTATGGCGCCCATCCCGATGGCCAGTTCGAGGACAAGGCCGACCTCATCGCCCACATGATCCCTGCGGTGGGCATCGACCCGGGCGCCGCCCTGATGGTCGGCGACCGCAGCTACGACATGATCGCCGCCCGCAAGAACGGCCTGGCCGCCCTGGGCGCGCTCTGGGGTTACGGCTCGGAGGCGGAGCTTTCGGAGGCCGGCGCCCACGCCCTCTGCGCCGCGCCGTCCGACCTGGCGGCCAGTTGCCGCGACCTCGCCGCCAGTGCTTAG
- a CDS encoding gamma-glutamyltransferase family protein, translating into MLGQPNARPPGFSQRRMSPSLGQGGMVAAAHPLTVATALAVLKAGGNAVDAAIAGGLTAAVVMPEMCGLGGDLFAIVHAPGQAPVAVLGSGVSPRSATLEQMRAHGDPSPTGVKMPFRGPLSVGTPGMVHAFGALLERFGSRPLSELAQAAIGYADGFPITPLGVHFIATSADLLRQYPASAAVFLLGGEVPKVGRVLRQPDLARTLRTLAAQGTQAFYNGDIADRIAAFMAAQGGALSADDLVRHETVLEPPIATTFRGHTVFQTGLPSQGMILLEALNIAEQASGPALARGDAAAIHLLAEAVKLAYADRLGFAQDPAFGNPHLETLLSKAWAEKRFAAIDPDKAAPTVPAGGMNDGDTTYFCVADGQGMMVSLIQSVSSNFGSGVVAGDTGVVLNNRAGRGFSLEDGHPNLFAPGKKTMNTLNCYSVADASGTPVLVGGTPGGDGQPQWNLQTLVALIDGGLDVQAAIEAPRWTVWPGTDPSTLPNPYELQIESRVGDSVLAELEARGHTLRRFSAWGGGGAAQAIARDPLTGVLAGGSDPRAEGLALGF; encoded by the coding sequence ATGCTGGGCCAGCCCAACGCCAGGCCGCCGGGGTTCTCGCAGCGGCGGATGTCGCCGAGCCTGGGCCAGGGCGGCATGGTCGCCGCCGCCCATCCGCTCACCGTGGCCACCGCCCTGGCGGTGCTGAAGGCCGGCGGCAACGCCGTGGACGCCGCCATCGCTGGCGGCCTGACCGCCGCCGTCGTCATGCCCGAGATGTGCGGCCTGGGGGGCGACCTGTTCGCCATCGTCCATGCGCCGGGTCAGGCGCCGGTCGCGGTCCTGGGCAGTGGCGTCTCGCCGCGCTCGGCCACGCTGGAGCAGATGCGCGCGCACGGCGATCCCAGCCCCACCGGCGTGAAGATGCCCTTCCGGGGCCCGCTGTCGGTGGGAACGCCCGGCATGGTCCACGCCTTCGGCGCCCTGCTCGAACGGTTCGGATCGCGGCCCCTGTCAGAACTGGCCCAGGCCGCCATCGGCTATGCGGACGGCTTCCCCATCACCCCGCTGGGGGTCCATTTCATCGCCACCTCGGCGGACCTGCTGCGGCAATATCCGGCCTCGGCGGCGGTCTTCCTGCTCGGCGGCGAGGTTCCCAAGGTGGGGCGGGTCCTGCGCCAGCCCGACCTCGCCCGCACCCTGCGAACGCTCGCGGCGCAGGGGACCCAAGCCTTCTACAATGGCGATATCGCCGACCGGATCGCGGCCTTCATGGCGGCCCAGGGCGGAGCATTGTCAGCCGACGATCTGGTGCGACACGAGACGGTGCTCGAGCCGCCCATCGCCACCACCTTTCGCGGCCATACGGTCTTCCAGACCGGTCTGCCCAGCCAGGGGATGATCCTGCTGGAGGCTCTGAACATCGCCGAGCAGGCCAGCGGCCCGGCCCTGGCGCGGGGCGACGCCGCCGCCATCCACCTGCTGGCCGAGGCCGTGAAGCTCGCCTATGCCGACCGCTTGGGGTTCGCCCAGGACCCGGCCTTCGGAAACCCGCACCTGGAGACTCTGCTCTCCAAGGCCTGGGCCGAGAAACGCTTCGCCGCCATCGATCCCGACAAGGCCGCGCCTACGGTCCCAGCAGGCGGAATGAACGATGGCGACACCACCTATTTCTGCGTCGCCGACGGCCAGGGCATGATGGTCTCGCTGATCCAGTCGGTCTCCTCCAACTTCGGCAGTGGGGTCGTGGCGGGTGATACCGGTGTCGTGCTGAACAACCGGGCCGGACGCGGCTTCTCCCTGGAGGACGGACACCCGAACCTGTTCGCGCCCGGCAAGAAGACCATGAACACGCTGAACTGCTACTCGGTCGCCGACGCCTCGGGCACGCCGGTCCTGGTGGGCGGCACGCCGGGTGGCGACGGCCAGCCGCAGTGGAACCTGCAGACCCTGGTGGCCCTGATCGACGGCGGGCTGGACGTGCAGGCGGCCATCGAGGCGCCGCGCTGGACCGTCTGGCCGGGCACCGATCCCTCCACCCTGCCCAATCCCTATGAGCTGCAGATCGAGTCCCGCGTGGGCGACAGCGTCCTGGCGGAGCTGGAGGCTCGCGGCCACACCCTGCGCCGGTTCAGCGCCTGGGGCGGCGGCGGCGCGGCCCAGGCCATCGCCCGCGATCCGCTCACCGGAGTCCTGGCCGGGGGCTCCGACCCCCGCGCCGAAGGCCTGGCCCTGGGGTTCTGA
- a CDS encoding DUF2125 domain-containing protein, with amino-acid sequence MPDPEPARKPRRFWLYAPFIVLLIAMAGWTALWLQVRGQAATRMDAAADQLRKAGYEVSWKDRTLGGYPFRLDVVLTDARIREPGGWAIAIPRLEGEAFLYSLGHWISAAPEGLTLTRPIGGPVEVRGELLRASLSDVGKHPPAFSFEGRKLTFAPGAGAQPFGLSAADKVELHLRPGPDDQGAILFKVENGKAQLSGLFAQLAGDKPISIVWDSILTKMSGFKGQTWPAAVRAWSTSGGLIQVKQAGVTAGDALIGAQSGQLGVGYDGRLVGSMDVTLRQAPRALAAMAASGTLPPETALAAAAVAVAREDSASVARATLTFEAGRMTLGPVAVGASPRVY; translated from the coding sequence GTGCCTGATCCCGAACCCGCCCGCAAACCGCGAAGGTTCTGGCTCTATGCGCCATTCATCGTCCTGCTCATCGCCATGGCGGGGTGGACCGCCCTGTGGCTGCAGGTGCGCGGCCAGGCTGCGACCCGGATGGACGCCGCCGCCGACCAACTGCGGAAGGCCGGCTACGAGGTCTCGTGGAAAGACCGCACCCTGGGCGGCTATCCCTTCCGCCTGGACGTGGTGCTGACCGACGCCCGCATCCGCGAGCCCGGCGGCTGGGCTATCGCCATACCGAGACTGGAGGGCGAGGCCTTCCTCTATTCGCTTGGCCACTGGATCAGCGCGGCGCCCGAGGGCCTGACCCTGACCCGGCCCATCGGCGGCCCGGTGGAGGTGCGCGGCGAACTGCTGCGGGCCAGCCTGAGCGACGTGGGCAAGCACCCCCCGGCCTTCTCTTTCGAAGGCCGCAAGCTGACCTTCGCGCCGGGTGCGGGCGCGCAGCCCTTCGGCCTGTCGGCCGCCGACAAGGTGGAACTGCACCTGCGGCCCGGCCCCGACGACCAGGGGGCCATCCTGTTCAAGGTCGAGAACGGCAAGGCCCAGCTCAGCGGTCTGTTCGCCCAGTTGGCCGGGGACAAGCCGATCTCCATCGTCTGGGACTCGATCCTCACCAAGATGAGCGGCTTCAAGGGCCAGACCTGGCCCGCCGCCGTGCGGGCCTGGAGCACCAGTGGCGGCCTGATCCAGGTGAAACAGGCGGGCGTCACCGCCGGCGACGCCCTGATCGGCGCCCAGAGCGGCCAGCTCGGGGTCGGCTATGACGGCCGGCTGGTGGGATCGATGGACGTGACCCTGCGCCAGGCGCCTCGCGCTCTGGCCGCCATGGCCGCCAGCGGGACCCTGCCGCCGGAGACGGCGCTCGCCGCCGCCGCCGTGGCCGTGGCGCGTGAGGACAGCGCCTCGGTGGCGCGTGCGACCCTGACCTTCGAGGCCGGACGCATGACCCTTGGGCCCGTGGCGGTCGGCGCCTCGCCCCGGGTCTACTGA